The following are from one region of the Paenalkalicoccus suaedae genome:
- a CDS encoding carbohydrate ABC transporter permease: protein MANTATAGKKKRSNILYSKKLAPYIFVSPFIISFLLLSLYPFLSAINMSFQRVLPGQTSYVGFSNFERVFNPVFYTAVQNTTIYVVWTVVILTIIPMIFAIFLNHRLMMFTNFFRASIFIPALTSVIVAGTIFRMIFGESDAAFANQVIGLFGFEPVEWRYSAGTAMFLMVALACWRWMGVNVLYYLAALQNVSKDLYEAADIDGANAWQKFRHVTFPAIKPIFIFLSTITTINGFRMFEESFVFFETTSPGNIGLTIVGYIYSEGIQRNDMGFGAAIGIVLLGIIFVVSLVQLYLTGAFKKEDA, encoded by the coding sequence ATGGCGAACACTGCAACTGCAGGAAAGAAAAAACGATCCAACATCCTTTATTCTAAAAAACTAGCACCGTATATTTTCGTCTCACCATTTATCATTTCGTTTTTACTTTTATCGCTTTATCCGTTTTTAAGCGCAATTAACATGAGTTTTCAGCGCGTGCTACCAGGACAAACATCGTACGTTGGGTTTTCTAACTTTGAGAGGGTGTTTAATCCGGTCTTTTACACAGCCGTTCAAAATACGACGATTTACGTGGTGTGGACGGTCGTCATTCTAACGATCATTCCAATGATCTTTGCCATCTTTTTAAATCATCGTCTTATGATGTTTACAAACTTCTTTCGGGCATCGATTTTCATTCCTGCTTTAACATCCGTAATTGTTGCGGGTACTATTTTCCGAATGATCTTTGGGGAATCAGACGCAGCGTTTGCGAACCAAGTGATTGGGCTATTTGGTTTTGAACCAGTGGAGTGGCGCTACAGTGCTGGAACGGCAATGTTTTTAATGGTTGCTCTTGCCTGCTGGCGCTGGATGGGTGTTAACGTTCTTTACTATCTAGCAGCTTTACAAAATGTAAGTAAGGACCTTTATGAAGCGGCTGATATTGATGGGGCTAATGCTTGGCAAAAGTTTCGTCACGTCACATTCCCGGCCATTAAGCCGATTTTTATCTTTTTATCCACGATCACGACGATCAACGGCTTCCGTATGTTTGAGGAAAGCTTCGTGTTCTTTGAGACAACATCTCCAGGTAATATCGGACTAACGATCGTTGGTTACATTTACTCAGAAGGTATTCAGCGAAACGATATGGGCTTTGGAGCCGCAATCGGAATTGTTCTTCTAGGAATTATTTTTGTCGTAAGTTTAGTCCAGTTATATCTCACCGGAGCATTTAAGAAGGAGGATGCATAA
- a CDS encoding carbohydrate ABC transporter permease codes for MKELSRSTKENGIRVLLILLFAFIALVALFPIISLIVASFSPSTDLMRFGLTPELFFSGFTVENFQSLFGGEAGAYWRWYGNSLLISAILIVLSLIFSSMVGYALAVYEFKGKRFIFILVLLILMIPFEILMLPLYTMMVNLRLVDSYFGVMLPLIVAPIAVFFFRQYCLGLPKELMESGRVDGCTEFGIFARIMAPLMLPSFAAMAILQGLSSWNNFLWPLIVLRSNDMFTLPVGLATLLTPYGNNYEVLFSGSVMAIIPIIVLFLFFQRFFIAGLTSGGVKG; via the coding sequence ATGAAAGAATTATCTCGATCTACAAAAGAAAATGGCATTCGCGTCTTACTCATTCTTCTGTTTGCTTTTATTGCACTTGTCGCTCTGTTCCCGATCATCTCGCTTATCGTCGCATCCTTTAGCCCTTCCACGGATTTAATGCGATTTGGTTTGACACCGGAGCTATTCTTTAGTGGCTTTACAGTAGAGAACTTCCAATCGTTGTTTGGTGGAGAGGCTGGAGCTTACTGGCGTTGGTATGGAAATAGCTTATTGATCTCTGCGATCTTAATTGTTCTCTCTCTTATCTTTTCGTCTATGGTAGGCTATGCGCTGGCTGTTTACGAATTTAAAGGGAAGCGTTTTATCTTTATCCTGGTACTACTTATTCTCATGATTCCGTTTGAAATTTTAATGCTACCGCTTTACACCATGATGGTGAACTTGCGTTTAGTAGATTCCTATTTTGGCGTGATGCTACCGCTAATTGTAGCGCCAATCGCTGTTTTCTTCTTTAGACAATATTGTCTTGGACTTCCAAAGGAGCTCATGGAGTCTGGGCGCGTTGATGGTTGTACAGAGTTTGGGATTTTTGCTCGTATCATGGCACCACTTATGCTGCCATCCTTTGCGGCAATGGCGATTTTACAAGGACTATCTAGTTGGAACAACTTCTTATGGCCACTTATCGTGCTTCGCTCGAACGACATGTTTACGTTGCCTGTCGGACTTGCGACACTATTAACGCCATACGGTAATAACTACGAAGTACTATTCTCTGGATCGGTGATGGCGATCATCCCGATTATCGTGCTCTTCCTCTTTTTCCAGCGCTTCTTCATTGCTGGTCTAACGTCAGGTGGAGTAAAAGGATAA
- a CDS encoding YesL family protein, with amino-acid sequence MTAKVEEMLRVITRFAGLNLIWILATLMGLVVLGLFPATYVLFATVQKWLNDGGETPVVKSFLASYKQGFWRANVAGWLLAAVGAVLYTNYQLLATLGGEMPLLVVIAFLLIVTLYVLTVVTIFPIWSYYEGDLKSTFRVTMQFILGKLHVAVGLAAVLWGGVYLSLAFPALILFFSGSVLAYLLAWFITRSIDRLYDKQQLKQTGRQLT; translated from the coding sequence ATGACAGCGAAGGTAGAAGAGATGCTCCGTGTCATTACTCGCTTTGCGGGGCTAAATCTCATATGGATTTTAGCGACACTGATGGGACTTGTTGTACTAGGGCTATTTCCAGCCACCTACGTATTGTTTGCAACCGTGCAAAAGTGGCTGAATGATGGGGGCGAAACGCCAGTTGTGAAATCGTTTTTAGCCTCTTATAAGCAAGGTTTTTGGCGAGCGAACGTAGCTGGGTGGTTACTTGCAGCAGTTGGAGCTGTTTTATATACCAACTATCAGCTCCTTGCCACGTTAGGTGGAGAGATGCCTCTACTTGTTGTGATCGCCTTTCTCCTTATCGTTACTCTATACGTTCTTACGGTAGTGACGATCTTTCCAATCTGGAGCTACTACGAGGGAGACCTTAAAAGTACGTTTCGTGTCACCATGCAATTTATTTTAGGAAAACTCCATGTAGCAGTTGGTCTGGCGGCCGTGCTTTGGGGAGGCGTTTATCTATCTCTGGCCTTTCCGGCGCTTATCCTCTTTTTCTCAGGGAGTGTGCTTGCATACCTACTCGCATGGTTCATCACACGTTCGATTGATCGACTCTACGATAAACAACAATTGAAGCAAACAGGGAGGCAATTAACATGA
- a CDS encoding alpha-N-arabinofuranosidase, with protein MTKQANVMLDKRAVIGEIDERIYGSFIEHMGRAVYGGIFEPDHPEADEQGFRRDVISLISDLQVPIIRYPGGNMVSAYNWEDGVGPKSERPRRLELAWQVIETNQFGTNEFVDFANKVGSEVMMAINLGTRGIDAARNLVEYCNHPAGSYWSDKRREHGYEAAHNIKTWCLGNEMDGDWQIGQKTAVEYGRLAAESGKAMKQVDPSIELVTCGSSGSGMATFPEWEAVTLEHTYEIADYISLHQYFGNRDNDSQNYLASTMELEHFINTVTSVCDYLKAKKRSKKTMMLSFDEWNVWYHSNEDDKKLERWQTAPPQLEDRYNMEDALLVGGILITFLKHADRIKMACLAQLVNVIAPIVTENGGGSWKQTIYYPYMHASVYGRGTSLHTVATSPKFDTKDFTDVPYTDSAVVYNEEQEELTIFALNRHLEEDVLTHYSLQDFEGYEVHEHLVMSNPDLKAANSINGEKVKPVKASDYTFEGTTLQVKLAKASWNVVRLRRVEK; from the coding sequence ATGACGAAACAAGCAAATGTAATGCTAGATAAACGCGCAGTGATCGGGGAAATTGATGAGCGGATTTACGGCTCCTTTATCGAGCATATGGGGCGCGCGGTCTACGGCGGTATTTTTGAGCCGGATCACCCTGAAGCCGATGAGCAAGGATTTCGTCGGGACGTGATCTCGCTGATTTCGGATCTTCAGGTGCCGATCATTCGCTATCCTGGTGGTAATATGGTGTCCGCCTACAACTGGGAGGATGGCGTAGGTCCAAAATCGGAGCGTCCTAGAAGACTCGAGCTTGCATGGCAAGTGATCGAGACGAATCAATTCGGTACAAACGAATTCGTCGACTTTGCTAATAAGGTAGGCTCTGAGGTCATGATGGCGATTAACTTAGGGACTCGTGGTATTGACGCGGCGAGAAACCTCGTTGAGTACTGTAACCATCCAGCGGGATCGTACTGGAGCGACAAACGTCGTGAGCACGGTTACGAGGCGGCGCACAATATTAAAACGTGGTGTCTAGGGAATGAAATGGACGGAGACTGGCAAATTGGACAAAAAACGGCGGTGGAATACGGTCGCTTAGCAGCAGAGAGTGGAAAAGCAATGAAACAGGTGGATCCATCTATTGAGCTCGTTACATGTGGGAGCTCCGGATCCGGTATGGCGACATTCCCAGAATGGGAGGCAGTCACGCTTGAGCACACGTATGAAATTGCCGACTATATTTCCTTGCACCAATACTTTGGCAACCGTGATAACGATTCACAAAATTACTTAGCAAGCACAATGGAGCTTGAGCACTTTATTAACACAGTTACCTCTGTATGTGATTATTTGAAGGCAAAGAAGCGCAGTAAAAAAACGATGATGCTAAGCTTTGATGAGTGGAACGTCTGGTACCACTCTAACGAAGACGACAAAAAGCTAGAGAGATGGCAAACAGCGCCACCTCAGCTAGAGGATCGTTACAATATGGAGGACGCGCTCTTAGTCGGCGGAATTCTGATTACGTTTTTAAAGCATGCGGACCGTATTAAGATGGCCTGTCTTGCGCAGCTCGTGAACGTTATTGCTCCAATCGTGACCGAAAACGGTGGTGGCTCGTGGAAGCAAACGATTTACTATCCATATATGCACGCGTCCGTTTATGGACGAGGAACGTCCCTTCATACAGTAGCGACGTCACCTAAATTTGATACGAAGGACTTTACAGATGTCCCTTACACGGACTCTGCTGTCGTATACAATGAAGAGCAGGAAGAGCTAACGATTTTTGCCCTTAACCGTCACTTAGAGGAGGATGTTTTAACGCATTATTCTCTGCAGGACTTTGAGGGGTATGAGGTACATGAGCACCTTGTTATGTCGAACCCTGACCTAAAAGCAGCTAATTCTATAAATGGTGAAAAAGTGAAGCCAGTAAAGGCTTCTGATTATACATTTGAAGGCACAACGCTTCAAGTGAAGCTTGCGAAAGCATCATGGAACGTGGTGCGTCTGCGTCGCGTCGAGAAGTAG
- a CDS encoding GntR family transcriptional regulator — MKTKYSYVKSEIKSKIMQGYFQPHEKVGSENELLQEYGVSRHTIRKAVDELVNEGWIYKKQGAGTFCADRTAEEPVRSNRKNIAVITTYFSDYIFPSIIRGAEKVFRDNGYQVTVFSTNNDHEEEKKCLEAVLSQQFDGLMIEPTKSALPNPNINYYLNIERMGIPYVMINAYYEELEPVHFVMDDVEGGRLQTKHLLELGHEKIIGLFKNDDIQGTKRMQGFIKAHREHGTAMSPQNIVTYTTETRDTVPVEELRRKLKDASNRPTALVCYNDQLALRLMDVVREMKLSVPRDISIVGFDNSYLSTASEIKLTTVAHPQEKLGADAAQTVLDMVENTGTVDKKKQVESVVFESALVKRHSASERRAAEVKR, encoded by the coding sequence ATGAAAACCAAATACAGCTATGTAAAATCGGAAATTAAATCTAAAATCATGCAAGGCTATTTTCAGCCACACGAAAAGGTAGGCTCGGAGAATGAGTTACTCCAAGAATACGGAGTGAGTCGACACACGATTCGCAAGGCCGTAGATGAGCTAGTAAACGAAGGATGGATCTATAAAAAACAGGGTGCCGGGACGTTTTGTGCGGATCGAACCGCAGAAGAGCCAGTGCGTTCTAATCGCAAAAATATTGCGGTGATCACAACGTATTTCTCCGACTACATCTTCCCATCTATTATTCGCGGTGCGGAGAAGGTGTTTCGAGACAACGGCTATCAGGTCACCGTATTTAGCACAAATAATGATCATGAAGAAGAGAAGAAGTGTCTGGAGGCGGTACTGTCCCAGCAATTTGACGGTCTCATGATTGAGCCAACGAAGAGCGCGTTGCCGAATCCAAATATCAACTACTACTTAAATATAGAGCGGATGGGAATCCCATATGTGATGATTAATGCTTATTACGAGGAGCTCGAACCGGTTCACTTTGTTATGGATGATGTGGAGGGCGGAAGGCTCCAAACAAAGCATTTACTTGAGCTTGGGCACGAAAAAATCATCGGTCTTTTCAAAAATGATGATATTCAAGGCACGAAGCGCATGCAAGGCTTTATCAAGGCGCATCGGGAGCATGGGACGGCAATGAGTCCGCAAAATATTGTCACGTATACGACAGAGACGCGAGACACGGTGCCGGTTGAGGAGCTGAGGCGCAAGCTGAAGGATGCGAGCAACCGCCCAACGGCGCTTGTGTGCTACAACGATCAGCTCGCTCTTAGACTCATGGACGTTGTGCGCGAGATGAAGCTCTCTGTGCCGCGCGATATCTCGATCGTTGGCTTTGATAATTCCTACCTATCGACTGCATCGGAGATCAAGCTGACAACCGTCGCACACCCGCAGGAGAAGCTAGGTGCCGATGCAGCCCAAACCGTACTTGATATGGTCGAAAATACAGGGACAGTCGACAAAAAGAAACAGGTCGAGTCCGTCGTATTCGAATCTGCGTTAGTAAAACGTCACTCCGCGAGCGAGAGACGTGCGGCGGAAGTGAAGAGGTAA
- a CDS encoding Gfo/Idh/MocA family protein, with protein MNIGTIGTGFIVDRFIEASHNVPHMNVTASFSRQEETAKSFTHKHNIASYYTDIEALLGDTSIDAIYVASPNSLHYTYTVQALEHGKHVFCEKPFTSNSREAQHVIELAKERNLFLFEAITTIHLPNYALIREHIASLGPIRLVQANYSQYSSRYDKFLAGETPNVFSPHYSGGALQDINVYNLHFVIGLFGKPESVTYAANVQRDIDTSGIALLTYDGYVASCAGAKDTASDGFVYMQGEKGFIHVVQGANGCREVVIKVGNSESRLNAQTEDNVLYYEIAAWQKLMANNDFDACYKLLDHSLHVMQTLEKARASAGVRFEGDN; from the coding sequence ATGAACATCGGAACAATCGGGACCGGATTCATCGTCGATCGCTTCATTGAAGCATCTCACAACGTCCCTCATATGAACGTCACTGCCAGCTTTTCTCGCCAAGAAGAGACCGCAAAAAGCTTTACACATAAACATAATATCGCCAGCTACTACACCGACATCGAGGCGCTCCTTGGCGATACGTCGATTGATGCGATCTACGTCGCGTCGCCAAATAGCCTCCACTATACATATACGGTCCAGGCGCTCGAGCACGGCAAGCACGTGTTTTGCGAGAAGCCTTTTACCTCAAACTCGCGTGAGGCGCAGCACGTCATTGAGCTCGCTAAGGAGCGCAATCTCTTCTTGTTTGAGGCCATCACCACCATTCACCTGCCCAACTACGCGCTCATTCGGGAGCATATCGCGTCGCTCGGACCGATCCGCCTTGTGCAGGCTAACTACAGCCAGTATTCAAGCCGCTATGACAAGTTTTTGGCGGGGGAAACACCGAACGTCTTCAGCCCACATTATTCCGGCGGAGCACTGCAAGACATCAATGTCTACAATCTCCACTTTGTCATTGGACTATTTGGAAAGCCGGAGAGTGTTACTTACGCCGCAAATGTACAAAGGGACATCGACACCTCCGGAATCGCTCTACTTACATACGATGGATATGTAGCTAGCTGCGCTGGAGCAAAGGACACAGCAAGCGATGGCTTCGTTTATATGCAAGGGGAAAAAGGATTTATCCACGTTGTACAAGGTGCCAACGGATGCCGAGAGGTTGTTATCAAAGTCGGCAATAGCGAATCACGCTTAAACGCACAGACAGAGGACAACGTCCTTTACTACGAAATAGCCGCATGGCAAAAATTAATGGCAAACAATGATTTCGATGCTTGCTATAAGCTGCTAGACCACAGTCTACATGTGATGCAAACACTAGAAAAAGCGCGAGCAAGCGCTGGGGTGAGGTTTGAGGGAGACAACTAA
- a CDS encoding glutathione ABC transporter substrate-binding protein produces the protein MKKWPLLLAPLLLAACASEPNEGNEAPATEVNETNTNDTTNTNDGEASGDTELLFHASPDAQTLDPHLGNDHATLNVGRTIYDTLVFTDSELNMQMSLAESFEMVEDTLWEVQLREGVEFHDGAAFNAETVKLNIERMLDPEIGSPVAFMFDMIEEVEVIDEYTVHLHTAYPFAPLPSHFAHPAGNMISPDAIEADYAAVEEGEVYGSVIATNPVGTGPFVFESWNPGDNIVVSRNDSYWNTPSELSGITFRVVPEDLTRVSELEAGSAHIISHLNPNDVDRVEALDNAKVIEQPSASLAYFGFNAEVEPFNDPDVRRAIAMAIDKDVIVEGTMNGAALPAVGPLAPPVFGSSDDIEAIPYDPDAARELLEEAGYGDGIEAGLWTDDSRVRLDAAEIIQAQLAEIGVDISIEAMEVGTYLEVVAEGSHELMLGSWGTVTADADYGLYPMFHSSNHGSTGNRTFYTNEEVDQLLEDARSESDEETRLALYHDAQQLIVDDAPIVPLYHSIHLAGALENVDNVAIHPSSLFFLKDVLVGE, from the coding sequence ATGAAAAAATGGCCATTACTACTCGCACCACTTTTACTGGCAGCTTGTGCATCAGAGCCAAATGAAGGCAATGAAGCACCTGCTACAGAGGTGAATGAAACAAATACAAACGACACAACAAACACGAACGACGGTGAAGCAAGCGGAGATACCGAGCTCCTTTTCCACGCAAGCCCCGACGCTCAAACGCTTGATCCACACTTAGGCAACGACCACGCAACGCTAAACGTCGGTCGTACGATTTACGATACGCTCGTTTTCACAGACTCGGAGTTAAACATGCAGATGAGTTTAGCGGAATCCTTTGAAATGGTAGAGGATACACTTTGGGAAGTACAGCTTCGCGAAGGCGTTGAATTCCATGACGGCGCAGCATTTAATGCAGAGACCGTCAAACTAAATATCGAGCGCATGCTTGATCCAGAAATTGGTTCCCCTGTTGCATTCATGTTCGACATGATTGAAGAAGTAGAAGTGATCGATGAGTATACGGTACATCTACACACAGCCTATCCATTTGCACCACTTCCGTCCCACTTCGCTCACCCTGCTGGGAATATGATCAGTCCAGATGCCATTGAAGCAGACTATGCAGCTGTTGAAGAAGGCGAAGTCTACGGTTCTGTTATTGCAACAAACCCAGTAGGAACGGGACCTTTTGTCTTCGAATCCTGGAATCCAGGCGACAACATTGTTGTCTCGAGAAACGATAGCTATTGGAACACGCCATCTGAGCTAAGCGGAATCACATTCCGCGTTGTGCCAGAGGATCTAACTCGTGTGAGCGAACTAGAGGCAGGAAGTGCTCACATCATTTCGCATTTAAACCCGAACGATGTTGATCGCGTAGAAGCTTTAGACAATGCAAAGGTTATTGAGCAACCTAGCGCGAGTTTAGCTTACTTCGGATTCAACGCTGAAGTAGAGCCTTTTAACGATCCAGACGTGCGTCGTGCGATTGCGATGGCGATCGATAAGGACGTTATCGTCGAAGGTACGATGAACGGCGCGGCGTTGCCTGCGGTTGGGCCACTTGCACCACCAGTATTCGGCAGTAGCGATGATATTGAGGCAATCCCATACGACCCAGACGCGGCGCGTGAGCTGTTAGAGGAAGCAGGCTATGGCGACGGAATTGAAGCTGGTCTATGGACGGATGATTCTCGCGTACGTCTTGATGCCGCAGAGATCATTCAAGCTCAGCTTGCTGAAATCGGTGTCGATATCTCGATCGAAGCGATGGAAGTCGGTACTTACTTAGAGGTTGTCGCAGAAGGCAGTCACGAGCTGATGCTCGGATCATGGGGCACGGTAACGGCAGACGCGGACTACGGCTTATATCCGATGTTCCACTCGTCTAACCACGGTAGCACAGGTAACCGCACGTTCTACACAAACGAAGAGGTAGACCAATTGCTTGAAGATGCTCGTAGCGAGTCGGACGAGGAGACTCGTCTAGCGCTTTACCACGATGCGCAACAGCTTATCGTCGATGATGCGCCGATTGTGCCACTATATCATTCGATCCATTTAGCTGGTGCTTTAGAAAATGTGGATAATGTGGCGATCCATCCTAGTAGTTTGTTCTTCTTGAAGGATGTATTGGTTGGGGAGTAA
- the htpX gene encoding protease HtpX, with amino-acid sequence MGKRIFLFILTNILVLTTIMVVWTLLTTYTGLSSNFNTGGPGLGIDLVSLGVFSLIVGFAGSFFSLAISRFVAKKMMKVKVLNPEDNLSPYEQSIVDKVHRLSRAAGLMHMPEVGIYNSPEVNAFATGPSKKRSLVAVSSGLLNSMDDDAVEGVIAHEVAHVANGDMVTMTLLQGVVNTFVVFLSRIAAIIVSRFVREELQFVVQFIAILVFQILFSILGSIVVMAFSRYREYHADRGGADLAGRDKMAHALRSLQQHVERANMKNPHTDDSAIQTMKINGNSGIAKLFSSHPDLNDRIKRLEQM; translated from the coding sequence ATGGGAAAGAGAATATTTTTATTTATTTTAACGAACATTCTTGTGCTGACGACGATCATGGTCGTGTGGACGTTGCTGACGACATATACAGGTCTAAGCAGTAACTTTAACACGGGTGGTCCAGGACTTGGAATTGACCTCGTGTCGCTCGGGGTATTTAGTTTAATTGTAGGTTTTGCTGGTTCCTTCTTCTCGCTTGCGATTTCACGTTTTGTCGCAAAGAAAATGATGAAGGTCAAGGTACTTAATCCGGAGGACAATTTATCTCCTTATGAGCAAAGCATTGTAGATAAAGTACACCGTCTCTCGCGTGCAGCTGGTCTTATGCATATGCCAGAGGTAGGTATTTATAACTCTCCTGAAGTAAACGCATTTGCAACTGGTCCTTCTAAAAAGCGTTCACTTGTTGCAGTTTCATCTGGTTTACTTAACAGCATGGATGATGACGCGGTTGAAGGCGTTATTGCACACGAAGTAGCGCACGTTGCAAATGGTGATATGGTAACGATGACGTTACTACAAGGTGTTGTGAACACATTCGTTGTATTCTTATCACGAATTGCAGCGATTATTGTGTCACGTTTTGTACGTGAAGAGCTTCAGTTTGTTGTTCAGTTTATCGCGATCCTAGTTTTCCAAATTCTATTCTCGATTCTTGGAAGTATCGTCGTGATGGCGTTCTCTCGTTACCGTGAGTATCACGCGGACCGAGGCGGAGCGGACCTTGCTGGGCGCGACAAAATGGCGCATGCGCTACGCTCCTTGCAACAGCACGTGGAGCGCGCTAACATGAAGAATCCTCATACGGATGATTCCGCTATTCAAACGATGAAAATTAATGGGAACAGCGGTATTGCCAAGCTATTCTCTTCTCACCCAGACTTAAACGATCGCATTAAGCGACTTGAGCAAATGTAA
- a CDS encoding transglutaminase-like domain-containing protein: MNVTEHYYKTVHYDYSFKNRQKETVHYWLADPPETTTQRNIRCTDGNDIGQLSTLHGQTIRYVELAPGEKIELSFSIDLYKCTHNHEGNPMERPPTLSDEERAFYLRSSAMQPVNEEFKEEALGIIGEAQSDYDQAKALFDHFVRRFRYHFPPEKRGARYMAKRKSGDCGEFSFLYASYCRALGIPCRTVVGAWARKMQPHVWNEVFIEGVGWMPVDTSVPAMYRNPYRRLTSPMAWGVPSKVDGFFGSSEGNRVAFSLDANWPLTPEYVDQMSPCGYERMDFGIEKFAYGFEAHDSTAPYLQPGYVQFQEMPKKQALPDLLGNWRVRDEGQRRVTQLSLDVFAMLLVLTLLVSGATALFLDTSFPPEPWYQLTLSFAGAMLILAKLLRQEGHPAVLVPFFLFSGFVFYQSVSVLMS; the protein is encoded by the coding sequence ATGAACGTGACAGAGCACTATTATAAGACAGTGCACTACGATTATTCGTTTAAGAATCGACAAAAGGAGACCGTCCACTATTGGCTGGCGGATCCCCCTGAAACGACAACGCAACGAAATATTCGCTGTACGGACGGGAACGATATTGGTCAACTATCCACCTTACACGGGCAAACGATCCGTTACGTCGAGCTTGCTCCAGGTGAAAAGATTGAGCTGTCATTCAGCATCGATTTATATAAATGTACGCACAATCACGAGGGGAACCCTATGGAAAGACCACCTACTCTATCAGATGAGGAGCGTGCCTTCTATTTGCGCTCGTCGGCGATGCAGCCGGTTAACGAGGAGTTTAAAGAGGAAGCGCTCGGCATTATCGGTGAGGCACAGAGTGATTACGATCAGGCGAAAGCCTTGTTTGACCACTTTGTGCGCAGGTTTCGCTACCATTTTCCTCCCGAAAAAAGAGGGGCTAGGTACATGGCGAAGCGTAAGTCCGGTGACTGCGGGGAGTTCTCGTTTTTATATGCCTCCTACTGTCGCGCGCTCGGAATTCCTTGTCGGACGGTAGTCGGCGCCTGGGCGCGAAAAATGCAGCCACACGTGTGGAACGAGGTATTTATTGAGGGAGTGGGGTGGATGCCGGTCGATACGAGCGTGCCGGCGATGTATCGCAATCCTTATCGCAGATTAACATCTCCAATGGCTTGGGGCGTGCCGTCAAAGGTCGACGGATTTTTTGGGAGCTCGGAGGGGAATCGGGTCGCGTTTAGCTTAGACGCAAACTGGCCGCTGACGCCAGAATACGTCGATCAAATGTCTCCGTGCGGCTACGAGCGTATGGACTTTGGTATAGAAAAATTTGCGTACGGATTTGAGGCCCATGATAGCACGGCTCCTTATTTACAGCCTGGCTATGTACAGTTTCAAGAGATGCCGAAGAAGCAAGCGTTGCCGGATCTTTTAGGTAATTGGCGAGTACGCGACGAAGGACAGCGAAGGGTCACGCAGCTTTCTTTAGATGTTTTTGCGATGTTACTCGTATTAACGCTGCTTGTTAGTGGTGCAACGGCACTGTTTTTAGACACTAGCTTTCCACCGGAGCCTTGGTATCAGCTAACTCTATCATTTGCGGGAGCAATGCTTATTTTAGCGAAGCTACTAAGGCAGGAAGGGCATCCAGCGGTGCTGGTGCCATTCTTCCTCTTTTCTGGCTTTGTGTTTTACCAGAGTGTGAGTGTATTAATGAGTTAA